A single Numenius arquata chromosome 1, bNumArq3.hap1.1, whole genome shotgun sequence DNA region contains:
- the ZBED1 gene encoding E3 SUMO-protein ligase ZBED1 codes for MENKSLEGSPSDLKLVAHPRAKSKVWKYFGFDTNAEGCILQWKKIYCRICMAQIAYSGNTSNLSYHLEKNHPDEFCEFVKSNTEQMREAFATAFSKIKPESSQQVIQDSLIMKTYQNYENKKHQELTSAVISLICEGMYPASIVDEPTFKALLRTADPRYELPSRKYFCAKAIPEKYNATREIVLKELTGILWCGISTDMWRSENQNRSYVTVAVHFLSSSPANCLVVNSRCLKTFEVSEDNTAETITRVLYETFIEWGINTKVFGATTDYGKDIVKACSLLDIPIQMPCLGHTFNAGIQQAFQLPKLCSLLARCRKLVEYFQQSTVAMYMLSEKQKQQNILHCMLVSDRVSWWGSTLAMLQRLKEQQFVIAAVLVEDSNNHHLMLEASEWNTIEGLVELLQPFKQVAEMMSASKYPTISMVKPLLHMLLNTTLNIKENDLKEISMAKEVIAKELSTTYQHTPEIDMFLNVATFLDPRYKKLPFLSAFERQQVENRVVEEAKSLLEKVKENTFRTEEKLFAVSEEPPVKKIIISSTPPPTSVINNMLAEIFCQTGGVEDQEEWHAQIVEELSNFKTQKVLGLNEDPLKWWSDRLALFPVLPKVLQKYWCILATRVFPERLFGSSANVVSAKRNRLAPAHVDEQIFLYENSRNGSEAEPEDEDEGEWGLEQEQIFNLNDSVNVNNNFFNIRDSGFF; via the coding sequence ATGGAGAATAAAAGTTTAGAAGGTTCCCCATCAGACCTAAAGTTAGTGGCTCACCCAAGAGCAAAGAGTAAAGTGTGGAAGTACTTCGGGTTTGATACCAATGCAGAAGGATGCATATTACAGTGGAAGAAGATCTACTGCCGTATTTGCATGGCACAGATCGCCTATTCAGGAAACACATCCAACCTTTCCTACCACCTTGAGAAGAATCACCCTGACGAGTTCTGCGAATTTGTGAAAAGTAACACTGAGCAAATGAGGGAAGCCTTTGCCACTGCGTTTTCAAAAATCAAGCCGGAGTCCTCGCAGCAGGTCATTCAAGATAGCCTCATCATGAAGACCTACCAGAACTACGAAAACAAAAAGCATCAGGAACTGACATCTGCAGTCATCAGTCTGATTTGCGAGGGCATGTATCCGGCCTCTATTGTTGATGAACCCACTTTCAAGGCCCTCTTGAGAACAGCAGACCCCAGGTATGAACTTCCTAGTCGAAAGTACTTCTGTGCAAAAGCTATTCCCGAAAAGTACAATGCCACTAGAGAAATTGTGCTGAAGGAGCTCACCGGGATTCTGTGGTGTGGCATCTCCACGGACATGTGGAGGAGCGAAAACCAGAACAGGTCGTATGTGACCGTCGCGGTTCACTTTCTCAGCAGCAGTCCTGCCAACTGCTTGGTGGTGAACTCGCGGTGTTTAAAAACGTTTGAAGTATCGGAGGATAACACCGCTGAGACTATTACACGAGTCCTTTATGAAACGTTCATTGAATGGGGGATCAATACAAAAGTCTTTGGTGCTACAACAGATTACGGTAAAGACATTGTGAAAGCTTGCTCTCTCCTAGATATTCCCATACAGATGCCTTGTTTGGGGCACACTTTTAACGCAGGAATACAACAAGCTTTTCAGCTCCCTAAACTCTGCAGCCTTCTTGCCAGGTGCCGCAAACTGGTGGAGTACTTTCAGCAGTCTACAGTTGCGATGTACATGCTGAgcgaaaagcagaagcagcagaacatTCTCCACTGCATGCTGGTAAGCGACCGTGTTTCCTGGTGGGGAAGCACACTCGCTATGCTGCAGCGCCTCAAGGAGCAGCAGTTCGTCATCGCAGCTGTCCTCGTGGAGGACAGCAACAACCACCACCTCATGCTGGAAGCCAGCGAGTGGAATACAATCGAAGGGctggtggagctgctgcagccTTTCAAGCAGGTTGCAGAGATGATGTCTGCTTCAAAGTACCCCACGATAAGTATGGTGAAGCCACTTCTCCACATGCTTCTGAATACTACCCTGAACATCAAAGAGAATGATTTGAAAGAAATCAGCATGGCAAAGGAGGTGATTGCTAAAGAGCTGTCAACCACCTACCAGCACACGCCTGAGATAGACATGTTTCTCAACGTTGCAACTTTCTTGGATCCCCGCTACAAAAAACTGCCATTCCTTTCGGCCTTTGAGCGGCAGCAGGTTGAAAACAGAGTGGTGGAAGAAGCAAAAAGCCTGCtggagaaagtaaaagaaaatacctttAGGACTGAAGAAAAACTCTTCGCTGTTTCAGAAGAGCCTCCTGTGAAAAAAATCATCATCTCCTCTACTCCTCCTCCTACCAGTGTCATCAACAACATGCTCGCAGAGATCTTTTGCCAGACGGGAGGCGTGGAAGACCAGGAGGAATGGCACGCTCAGATCGTTGAGGAGTTGAGCAACTTCAAGACCCAAAAGGTCCTCGGTTTAAACGAAGACCCGCTGAAGTGGTGGTCTGACAGACTAGCGCTGTTTCCAGTTTTACCAAAGGTTCTTCAAAAATACTGGTGTATTTTGGCCACAAGGGTTTTCCCTGAACGCCTTTTCGGTTCTTCTGCTAATGTTGTAAGTGCAAAGAGAAACCGATTAGCCCCAGCTCATGTGGATGAGCAGATCTTTTTGTATGAAAACAGTCGGAATGGGTCCGAGGCAGAACCGGAGGATGAAGACGAAGGAGAGTGGGGTTTGGAACAGGaacagatttttaatttaaatgactCGGTTAATGTAAACAACAATTTCTTTAATATCCGagacagtgggtttttttaa